A region from the Gallus gallus isolate bGalGal1 chromosome 25, bGalGal1.mat.broiler.GRCg7b, whole genome shotgun sequence genome encodes:
- the HAPLN2 gene encoding hyaluronan and proteoglycan link protein 2 isoform X1, which produces MIAAHVPAASPGLSCCVALTPSLPPGFLQSPALKMHRVLFASLWLLAASPTSSIFQKPTGSPATPRLQYLLEPLHTAVHTQRGATATLPCVLRALPRNYRVKWSKVEPANYGESVIIITNGLYHKNYGPLSPRVRLRHSHRYDASLTITNVALEDEGRYRCQLVNGLEDESVSLTLHLEGVVFPYQPSNGRYRFNYHEAKRACEQQDARLATYQQLYKAWMEGLDWCNAGWVLDGTVHYPIINSREPCGGRLLLPGIRSYGAKDKQRDRFDAFCFTSALQGEVYFIRGHLSFKEAGQACRNHGATIAKVGQLYSAWKFLGLDRCDGGWLADGSVRYPITTPRQRCGGLPEPGVHSFGFPRKELRTYGTYCFVGT; this is translated from the exons ATGATTGCTGCCCATGTCCCTGCTGCATCCCCCGGTCTGTCCTGCTGCGTGGCCCTGACCCCTTCGCTCCCCCCAGGCTTTCTCCAGTCCCCAGCCCTAAAGATGCACCGGGTTCTGTTCGCCTCCCTCTGGCTCCTGGCAGCATCCCCCACCTCCAGCATCTTCCAGAAGCCAACAGGGAGCCCTG CCACCCCACGCCTGCAGTACCTGCTGGAGCCCCTGCACACCGCGGTGCACACGCAGCGAGGTGCCACAGCCACGCTGCCCTGCGTGCTGCGCGCCCTGCCCCGCAACTACCGGGTGAAGTGGAGCAAGGTGGAGCCAGCCAACTATGGGGAAAGCGTTATCATCATCACCAACGGGCTGTACCATAAGAACTATGGGCCGCTGAGCCCCCGCGTGCGCCTGCGGCACAGCCACCGCTACGACGCCTCGCTCACCATCACCAACGTGGCCTTGGAGGATGAGGGACGCTACCGCTGCCAGCTGGTCAACGGGCTGGAGGATGAGAGCGTCTCGCTCACGCTGCACCTGGAGG GTGTTGTCTTCCCCTACCAGCCCAGCAATGGACGCTACAGATTCAACTACCACGAAGCCAAGCGTGCGTGCGAGCAGCAGGATGCCCGGCTTGCCACCTACCAGCAGCTCTACAAAG CCTGGATGGAGGGCCTGGACTGGTGCAACGCAGGCTGGGTGCTGGATGGCACCGTGCATTACCCCATCATCAACTCAAGGGAGCCATGCGGCGGCCGCCTCCTGCTGCCAGGCATCCGCAGCTATGGGGCCAAAGACAAGCAGCGGGACCGCTTTGATGCCTTCTGCTTCACCTCTGCACTGCAAG GTGAGGTCTATTTCATCCGAGGCCACCTGAGCTTCAAGGAAGCCGGGCAAGCGTGCCGCAACCACGGTGCTACCATTGCCAAAGTGGGGCAGCTCTACTCTGCGTGGAAGTTTTTGGGGCTGGATCGCTGTGACGGAGGGTGGCTGGCGGATGGAAGCGTGCGATACCCCATCACCACCCCCCGGCAGCGCTGCGGGGGTCTGCCAGAACCTGGTGTCCACAGCTTTGGCTTCCCCAGAAAGGAGCTGCGGACCTATGGCACCTACTGCTTCGTGGGGACATAG
- the HAPLN2 gene encoding hyaluronan and proteoglycan link protein 2 isoform X2, whose translation MHRVLFASLWLLAASPTSSIFQKPTGSPATPRLQYLLEPLHTAVHTQRGATATLPCVLRALPRNYRVKWSKVEPANYGESVIIITNGLYHKNYGPLSPRVRLRHSHRYDASLTITNVALEDEGRYRCQLVNGLEDESVSLTLHLEGVVFPYQPSNGRYRFNYHEAKRACEQQDARLATYQQLYKAWMEGLDWCNAGWVLDGTVHYPIINSREPCGGRLLLPGIRSYGAKDKQRDRFDAFCFTSALQGEVYFIRGHLSFKEAGQACRNHGATIAKVGQLYSAWKFLGLDRCDGGWLADGSVRYPITTPRQRCGGLPEPGVHSFGFPRKELRTYGTYCFVGT comes from the exons ATGCACCGGGTTCTGTTCGCCTCCCTCTGGCTCCTGGCAGCATCCCCCACCTCCAGCATCTTCCAGAAGCCAACAGGGAGCCCTG CCACCCCACGCCTGCAGTACCTGCTGGAGCCCCTGCACACCGCGGTGCACACGCAGCGAGGTGCCACAGCCACGCTGCCCTGCGTGCTGCGCGCCCTGCCCCGCAACTACCGGGTGAAGTGGAGCAAGGTGGAGCCAGCCAACTATGGGGAAAGCGTTATCATCATCACCAACGGGCTGTACCATAAGAACTATGGGCCGCTGAGCCCCCGCGTGCGCCTGCGGCACAGCCACCGCTACGACGCCTCGCTCACCATCACCAACGTGGCCTTGGAGGATGAGGGACGCTACCGCTGCCAGCTGGTCAACGGGCTGGAGGATGAGAGCGTCTCGCTCACGCTGCACCTGGAGG GTGTTGTCTTCCCCTACCAGCCCAGCAATGGACGCTACAGATTCAACTACCACGAAGCCAAGCGTGCGTGCGAGCAGCAGGATGCCCGGCTTGCCACCTACCAGCAGCTCTACAAAG CCTGGATGGAGGGCCTGGACTGGTGCAACGCAGGCTGGGTGCTGGATGGCACCGTGCATTACCCCATCATCAACTCAAGGGAGCCATGCGGCGGCCGCCTCCTGCTGCCAGGCATCCGCAGCTATGGGGCCAAAGACAAGCAGCGGGACCGCTTTGATGCCTTCTGCTTCACCTCTGCACTGCAAG GTGAGGTCTATTTCATCCGAGGCCACCTGAGCTTCAAGGAAGCCGGGCAAGCGTGCCGCAACCACGGTGCTACCATTGCCAAAGTGGGGCAGCTCTACTCTGCGTGGAAGTTTTTGGGGCTGGATCGCTGTGACGGAGGGTGGCTGGCGGATGGAAGCGTGCGATACCCCATCACCACCCCCCGGCAGCGCTGCGGGGGTCTGCCAGAACCTGGTGTCCACAGCTTTGGCTTCCCCAGAAAGGAGCTGCGGACCTATGGCACCTACTGCTTCGTGGGGACATAG